The following proteins are co-located in the Gemmatimonadaceae bacterium genome:
- a CDS encoding tyrosine-type recombinase/integrase: MNSTLARPDGLRQLEETLQEQSERAKREAAAAIAVLPLVDRWSALTPGRRHRPTSATVANRRGRMRRLATMLPTLGLWTRDNLQRVVSPGPTATDGMVGVGNGATQRTYLRDLRQFCQWLTEEGLLPNNPATALTVDRHSAPPIRAVPIDLLLRIHDALPMGPLADAFGFLVATGAEPQIVERVTVEDVREATQQVWLAGTKNSFRQRWAYVEAWYWPTLVARSRGLPSGTRLFAVTRGRLAAAVRAAVQSLRKNDPLGTIPADFRPYDTRHAFAARYVASGASLRVLADQLGHANESMIIRLYGRYRSDSSSLAALDPGSVRRR; this comes from the coding sequence GTGAACTCCACACTTGCCCGACCCGACGGACTGCGGCAACTCGAAGAGACGCTGCAAGAGCAATCGGAGCGGGCGAAACGCGAGGCAGCCGCCGCGATTGCGGTGCTCCCGCTCGTGGATCGCTGGTCTGCGCTCACCCCTGGACGCCGTCATCGTCCTACCAGCGCGACCGTGGCGAATCGGCGCGGACGCATGCGTCGGCTCGCCACGATGCTGCCCACGCTCGGACTCTGGACGCGTGACAATCTGCAGCGCGTGGTGTCGCCCGGGCCGACCGCGACGGATGGGATGGTGGGTGTCGGTAACGGGGCGACTCAACGCACCTACCTGCGTGACCTCCGGCAGTTCTGTCAGTGGCTTACGGAGGAGGGCCTCCTCCCGAATAATCCGGCGACCGCGCTCACAGTGGATCGCCACTCGGCGCCGCCGATTCGCGCCGTGCCGATCGACCTACTGCTTCGCATTCATGACGCTCTGCCGATGGGCCCACTCGCCGATGCGTTCGGCTTCCTGGTGGCGACTGGGGCCGAGCCACAGATCGTCGAGCGAGTGACGGTGGAGGACGTGCGGGAGGCGACTCAGCAGGTGTGGCTGGCAGGGACCAAGAACTCGTTCCGCCAGCGCTGGGCCTACGTCGAAGCGTGGTATTGGCCTACACTCGTTGCGCGCAGCCGCGGACTGCCTTCAGGCACTCGGCTGTTTGCCGTGACGCGTGGCCGACTCGCCGCTGCCGTGCGTGCGGCGGTCCAATCGCTTCGCAAGAATGATCCCCTCGGAACGATCCCCGCCGACTTCCGACCGTACGACACGCGGCACGCGTTTGCCGCACGGTATGTGGCCAGCGGCGCATCGCTGCGCGTGCTCGCGGACCAGCTGGGGCACGCCAACGAGTCGATGATCATTCGCCTGTACGGCCGCTACCGGTCGGACTCGTCCTCGCTGGCCGCGCTGGATCCAGGGTCGGTCCGCCGGCGCTGA
- a CDS encoding helix-turn-helix domain-containing protein, translating into MIQPVVLTSHPTMRFTTGQASLAHYHVFDICDPISRLSLLAAIAAMVNTASGDVYQPNWMTEPFLRGIAEILRGINLHINQLSLATRLGVSPSTVRKWFAASSHASCRRTLLCMRSLVVARELHRTADSASTIAYRLGFEHAETMCRMLRQFGICTIELRQDVGFRRLEALVQQELGY; encoded by the coding sequence ATGATTCAGCCGGTCGTGCTCACGTCGCATCCAACGATGCGCTTCACAACCGGTCAAGCGTCGCTCGCGCACTATCATGTGTTCGACATCTGCGATCCAATATCCAGGCTCTCGCTGCTGGCAGCGATCGCCGCGATGGTAAATACTGCAAGCGGCGATGTGTACCAGCCGAACTGGATGACTGAGCCATTCCTTCGAGGTATCGCAGAAATCTTGAGAGGAATCAATCTCCATATAAATCAACTGAGCCTCGCAACACGGCTGGGAGTCTCACCTTCGACCGTGCGCAAGTGGTTTGCCGCGAGCTCGCATGCGAGCTGTCGACGAACCTTGCTGTGCATGCGATCACTCGTGGTTGCCCGGGAGCTTCATCGCACAGCGGACAGTGCGTCGACGATCGCATATCGGCTAGGCTTCGAGCACGCCGAGACGATGTGCAGAATGCTGCGCCAATTTGGCATCTGCACAATTGAACTTCGACAAGACGTCGGATTTAGACGCCTTGAAGCTCTGGTTCAGCAGGAGTTGGGCTATTGA